GCCCGAGCCCACCGACGTGCTCTCCTTTCCGCTCGAAGAAAAGATCCCCGGCAAGCTGGCCAGGGACCCGGCCGCGACGGCTACGGCGCACCTCAAGCACCTGCGTGCCGAGCTCGCGCGCCGCTTTGCCGGAAATCCCGAGCCCACGCTGGCGCTCGGCGACGTGCTCATCGACGTCCCTTACGCGCGCCGCCAGGCCCGCGAGCTGGGCGAAACACTCGAAGAGGCCTACGCCCGGCTGCTGGCCCATGGCATTGCCCACCTGCTGGGCTACGATCACGAGCGCGGCGCGGCCTGGGAAAAGGCCATGAAGCGCGTGGAAACCCATCTGCAAAAAGCTGCACTGAAGTAAGACGTGAACAAACTCAAAGCACTCCTTCCGGGCAAGGACGAGTTCCTGCTCTGCGCCGCCACCGGCCTGCTCAGCGCCCTTGGTTTTCCCAAGTGGAACCTCTGGCCCTGTGCATGGATTTTTCTTGTCCCGCTCCTGCACGTGATGCGTGAGAGCAACGCGCGCCAGGGTTTCAAGCTCGCGCTCTGGGCGGGCATCGTCGGCAACTTCCTCCAGCTCTACTGGATCACCTGGACAATCTCTG
The Chrysiogenia bacterium DNA segment above includes these coding regions:
- the ybeY gene encoding rRNA maturation RNase YbeY, with product MGTEPLELSLVLLDDPEMAAINGEHRAKPEPTDVLSFPLEEKIPGKLARDPAATATAHLKHLRAELARRFAGNPEPTLALGDVLIDVPYARRQARELGETLEEAYARLLAHGIAHLLGYDHERGAAWEKAMKRVETHLQKAALK